In Pelmatolapia mariae isolate MD_Pm_ZW linkage group LG8, Pm_UMD_F_2, whole genome shotgun sequence, one genomic interval encodes:
- the ndufb8 gene encoding NADH dehydrogenase [ubiquinone] 1 beta subcomplex subunit 8, mitochondrial: MRTSEYVKPQQLVNMAGVGFRRWAQALSKGKGSGISALLSGCRAASGLSKDSLPGPYPKTPEERAAAAKKYNMRVEDYEPYPDNGEGFGDYPKLPERSQQERDPWYQWDHPDLRRNWGEPMHWDFDMYIRNRVDTSPSPVPWSTMCKQLFGFIGFMLFMFYVGEKFPAYQPVAPKQYPFNDLYLEKGGDPEKQPEEVKHYEM, translated from the exons ATGCGCACTTCAGAGTATGTCAAACCGCAGCAGCTAGTAAACATGGCTGGTGTTGGTTTCCGACGGTGGGCCCAAGCTCTGTCTAAGGGAAAGGGGTCTGGTATTTCAGCCCTTTTGTCGGGATGTAGAGCAG CCTCCGGCTTGTCAAAGGACAGCCTGCCTGGGCCATATCCGAAGACCCCCGAGGAGAGAGCTGCAGCTGCAAAGAAGTACAACATGAGGGTTGAGGACTATGAACCATATCCCGACAACGGAGAGGG CTTTGGTGATTATCCAAAACTGCCAGAAAGATCTCAGCAAGAGAGAGACCCCTGGTACCAATGGGACCACCCTGACCTGAGGAGAAACTGGGGAGAGCCG ATGCACTGGGATTTTGACATGTACATCAGGAACCGTGTGGACACATCTCCCAGCCCTGTGCCATGGTCCACAATGTGCAAGCAACTGTTTGGTTTCATTGGGTTCatgctgtttatgttttatgttggAGAGAAATTTCCAGCATACCAACCTGTT gcaCCGAAGCAATATCCCTTCAATGACCTGTACTTAGAGAAAGGAGGAGATCCTGAAAAACAGCCTGAAGAAGTTAAACATTATGAAATGTAA
- the fbxl15 gene encoding F-box/LRR-repeat protein 15, with amino-acid sequence MDEEAKMRTCHLLDLPWEDVLVPHILCYLPLQHLVSLQRVSKQFHNLIKVYLSNCRTFHLSPTSPCIPREAFCSMLKDNKVLQNLSLQNCSDWVSDKELLPVIGQNQHLQRVDMSGCACLTRHSLVAVSLSCMHLQHLGLAHCEWVDSLSLRSLADHCGGLQSIDLTACRQLKDDAICYLAKKCSNLRSLSLAVNANITDESVEEVAKNCRDLEQLDLTGCLRVRNQSIRTLAEYCPKLQSLKVNHCHNVTESSLDPLRKRNVVIDVEPPLQRALVLLQDVLGFAPFINLQI; translated from the exons ATGGATGAAGAAGCTAAGATGCGAAC ATGCCATCTTTTGGACTTGCCCTGGGAGGATGTACTTGTTCCACATATTTTGTGCTATTTACCGCTGCAACACCTTGTCAGCCTCCAGAGGGTGAGCAAGCAGTTCCACAACCTCATTAAGGTGTACCTATCCAACTGCAGGACCTTTCATCTGTCCCCG ACCTCACCATGCATTCCCAGGGAAGCATTTTGCTCGATGTTAAAGGACAATAAAGTTCTGCAGAACTTGTCACTGCAGAATTGTTCAGACTGGGTGTCCGATAAAGAACTGCTGCCAGTTATTGGCCAGAACCAACATCTGCAAAGGGTGGACATGAGCGGGTGTGCATGTCTCACCCGCCACTCCCTGGTGGCTGTGTCCTTGAGCTGCATGCACCTGCAACACCTTGGCCTGGCACACTGCGAATGGGTGGACAGCCTGTCCCTGCGCAGCCTGGCTGACCACTGCGGGGGGCTGCAGTCGATCGACCTTACCGCCTGTCGCCAGCTGAAGGACGACGCCATCTGCTACCTGGCCAAGAAGTGTTCAAATTTGAGGTCTCTATCGCTGGCAGTCAATGCCAACATCACCGATGAGTCAGTGGAGGAGGTGGCCAAGAACTGCAGGGATCTGGAGCAGCTGGACCTGACAGGTTGCCTGCGGGTCAGGAACCAGTCCATCAG GACTCTTGCAGAGTATTGCCCAAAGCTGCAGTCGCTGAAGGTGAATCACTGCCACAATGTGACAGAGTCTAGCCTCGATCCTTTACGGAAGCGCAATGTAGTGATTGATGTTGAGCCGCCCTTACAGAGGGCACTTGTACTTCTGCAGGATGTGCTAGGATTTGCACCATTCATCAATCTCCAGATATAA
- the gpx9 gene encoding glutathione peroxidase 9, with amino-acid sequence MANKSVYDFSAETLDGQPVPLSNYRGKVLLIVNVATFUGSTIEEYHRLNALMEMFGHLNFTVLGFPCNQFGLQSPEVNHEMLNILKYVRPGGGFVPKFPVFSKVEVNGLNEDPLFTFLKESLPFVNPVIGDIKKFYWSPIKVNDIRWNFEKFLITANGMSFKRYELHCPIVQVEKDIAELL; translated from the exons ATGGCAAATAAATCAGTCTATGATTTCTCTGCTGAGACCCTGGATGGACAGCCGGTTCCACTCAGTAACTACAGAGGTAAAGTGCTTCTCATCGTCAACGTTGCAACATTCTGAGGGTCAACAATAGAGGAG TACCACCGACTGAATGCACTCATGGAAATGTTTGGCCACCTCAATTTCACTGTCTTAGGATTCCCCTGCAACCAGTTTGGTCTCCAATCACCTG AGGTGAATCATGAAATGCTCAATATTTTGAAGTATGTCAGACCTGGTGGGGGCTTTGTGCCAAAGTTTCCCGTCTTCAGCAAGGTTGAGGTGAATGGTTTAAACGAAGATCCTCTTTTCACCTTTCTAAAG GAATCTTTGCCATTTGTCAACCCTGTTATTGGAGACATAAAGAAATTCTACTGGTCTCCGATCAAAGTCAATGACATTCGCTGGAATTTTGAGAAGTTTCTCATTACTGCAAATGGCATGTCCTTCAAAAG GTATGAACTTCACTGTCCCAttgtgcaagtggaaaaagacaTAGCAGAACTCCTCTGA